The Candidatus Nezhaarchaeota archaeon genomic interval TAGCTATTAGGGCCAAGCTCCCGACACCCCGCACGGGGCTAGAGGCTCCTAGGAGAGGGGGGCTCACCGGGCTCTTCCTGTACGGAGCCGTATACGGCCTAGCCGCCGCGAGCTGCTCAGCCCCCGTATTTCTCTCCATCCTGCTCTACGCATTTGCGTCTGGAGGGGCTCTGCAGGGTGTGCTCGTCTTCGCCGCCTACTCCATGGGCACGGGGCTCCCGATGGCTGCGGTCACGGCCCTAGCGGCGGAGGCCAAGGAGGCGGCTTTTAAGAAGATCGCTAAGTCAACGCCGCTACTACAGACCGCTAGCGGCCTCCTCCTCATCGCCATGGGCGCGTACTTAGCGTACCTATACTTCGCGTCCTCCTAGCCCATGATAGATTTAAGGCTACGAAGCGAGCGCGCTACGCTAGAGGGCCCTGAGCCCTTCGTGCAACGCCCCTACACCACGCCAGCCTTTAAGAGAGGGGGCTGCTATGGTCTAGGCCCGTAGGAGCGGAAGGCCTTGAAGCTAGCGGCTAAACCTAGGCCTAGCTCAGGGCAGGTCTTCTAGAAGGAGCAGCTCATCCGCTGCCTGCGCGGCGAGCCCAAGCCTCGTAGAAACTACCTATAACGGGCTACGCGTACCGGTACGCCGACCCCTCCGCCTCTACGGCTAGCTTAAGCTAAGCTCTAGGCGCCCTAGGCC includes:
- a CDS encoding cytochrome c biogenesis CcdA family protein; the protein is MVDGELLPDPLGVALAFTAGTLTLLSPCSFPLLPGYVLYYLGSRPSPSRAFLGGLACALGVVTTLLSIGVAASLLGDLASKHIPLLQAGAGVAIASTGALVAIRAKLPTPRTGLEAPRRGGLTGLFLYGAVYGLAAASCSAPVFLSILLYAFASGGALQGVLVFAAYSMGTGLPMAAVTALAAEAKEAAFKKIAKSTPLLQTASGLLLIAMGAYLAYLYFASS